Within Aspergillus oryzae RIB40 DNA, chromosome 2, the genomic segment ACAGCCAACGGTATAGCACTGACCACAAGGTTGTATTCCATGTCAACGCTCAAGAGGGAATCTGGGAAATTAAAGCAACATTAGTTCCCGATCGACAAGTCTAAAAATAATTAGACTGCAAGTAATGTCTCGGTATCTAATCCTAAAAAGGCATCTATAGTCCGACAACAATGTTTGTCGACGGGAaactggaaaaggagacatcCAACCGCTCCGAATTCGCTGGGGAATCGATTCCACCTATCAGCGGCATTTGTTCTCCTGGTGGTACCTTGGTCAATTTTCTCCTATAGGCTAATGTTATGATTATtgcatacggagtatttcGAGCCAAGCTGGGTAGCGATGACGTTCGGCCGTCTTGGCCACTTAATATAAATCGTGCCATGAGCGGGTCGAAATAGTTTTCGAGGCCATCCAGGGCTGCACGAATTAAAAACACTGCATTGGTTGTCACCGGCCAACTAGCTTAATAGGAGATGCGAACCGGCTTTTCAACATAAACGTGAGACATCACAAGCCGGTAACTCCAGTATTGATTGATCGCGAAGATCCATACCATCCCAAAGTCCTTATGACAGGCATTTCGTCTTAGACCAAATCCCAACCCTCTCCAGTACCAACGATTCACCAGAAGTTTTCCTCTCGTACCATGATCCTGCCTGGACGACCCACAGATAGAAAGAATCTCAAGTCGTGGGCTGGCTGTATGCCGGTCAGAAGTGAGCGTTTCTGAGCACTAGACCTGTTACCTCTTTGTTCACTTTCTCCACTATATCCTTCGCCTTCGGCATCAGGTGACACTTGGATAACTTTCCGCAGATTGAATGAACCAGCTCATGGCAACGGGGCTCGGGCAATGTGGCCAATGTTTGCAGCAAGAAATCTACACTAAACCCTCGGAAAGGAGGCAATGGCAGTGGGTAGAGCTCATGAATCTTCAGCTGGCGGACAAGAGCCCCGAGTACCATGGTGTCGCAGTCTTTGCAGCAGTAAAGATTGGTGTCGGGCATTAGCTCCCAGTTGATTCGCCTGGAAAGACGGTCGACTATATCATCCACGGTGCTCTGCCGGGTATACTCAATTTCCTCTGTTTCAGAAAGGTCATTAGCATCTATCGGTCACGCCAAATAAACAATAGGCAAGAGAGTATATTATAGGCAGCTCACCGATTAACGCAAGCGGGATTGGAACGTCCATGGCGGAGATTGGCCCGGTGCATCTTCGGATGGCAGTACGAGTAGTCTTTTGGAACAGACTCTCAAGTCGGAAGATCCAAGCGATACCGATCCACTTAACCAAGTCCTCTGAATACACTACAGGAATCTCCCCCTTGAGTTTCTCGGCCCACACTTCGGCAAATGCTTCCATTGCTTCTACACATTCATAGTGCTCCACGAGCACCGCAATCATGAACAACTTCTTGAAGGTAATTGAACGCGGTACTTTCCTAGTTTGACCATGAATGATGTCCAGCATTATGAGCAAGGCATCGACATCTTCAACACATGCCGGGACAACGTCTTTTTCGACTGGCCTGTGATCGTCGGTCTCTGGGACTAGCCTCTGGCGAAAGTATGAAGATGCAAGAGTCAAATGTTTCGAGGAGACACGAATCTTGAGCATCACCGTTTTGGCAATGGCGACAGGCTGACCACTGTTACCTGCAGAGGAAGCGTTGTCTAGCGGGAGCTGAGACTGGGACTGGGACTGAGTTGGGCTCAGAACCGGCTCGTCGATTGTCTGCACGTCTGGAGTAGGTCCTAGAGGAAAATCTGCTAGTGCTGAGGATTCTAGCATACAACACAACAAGATTAGTGTATCTGCAAACAAAGCTTAGTGGGCCGGAGATGATTACCTTTTTGAACCAAATCCAGATGGAGATTTCCCGAGCACTCCTCCACGATCAGGAGCATATCTCCCTCAGGATCTATGATGTAGTCCATGGCCGTGGCTGACGGAGCAGATGGTGAGGACAAATGATTCATGGgagtatgtgtatgtgttaAAGGATACTTGCGTGTGACAGGCAGCGACGACATAATCAGCCTCTTTGTATCAAATTGTGCGCAAGATTTCTCGGCGACATGGCCCACACTCAGTGAATATTTGTTTGTCTCGTCGCCAATCCCTGATGTGATGGAAAATGAAAGTGATAACACGGCGCTATGACgaataaagaagaacagaatagGAGCAGTCATGAAGAATGCATCATGGGCACAGGCTTTATTTCATAAGTTCATAATCAACTATAAACATCTATCGCAATGGAAACATGTGTATGTTGGTATGTTCAGGCACCTTCTCTAATAGCAAATGAATTAGTTGAAGTATCCAGGGAAAAGCCAGTTCATCCTCTCTCTAGCTTCAGGGCTCCAGTTAGGCTGGGCGGTGCTGAGACCGAACTTGACAGAGCCTTCCACATGCTTAGCTTGGACAAGTTCCGAGTTCTTGTCAGAGGCGAGCTCATCGAGGACGGCAGTCACGAAGTGCTTAGCGTTCTCAGCATTGGCCTTCATATTTCCCATGACCATTTCCACAGTGACATCTGCGGTAGCCTC encodes:
- a CDS encoding uncharacterized protein (predicted protein); this encodes MTAPILFFFIRHSAVLSLSFSITSGIGDETNKYSLSVGHVAEKSCAQFDTKRLIMSSLPVTRKYPLTHTHTPMNHLSSPSAPSATAMDYIIDPEGDMLLIVEECSGNLHLDLVQKGNSGQPVAIAKTVMLKIRVSSKHLTLASSYFRQRLVPETDDHRPVEKDVVPACVEDVDALLIMLDIIHGQTRKVPRSITFKKLFMIAVLVEHYECVEAMEAFAEVWAEKLKGEIPVVYSEDLVKWIGIAWIFRLESLFQKTTRTAIRRCTGPISAMDVPIPLALIGESTGS